From Acinetobacter sp. ASP199, the proteins below share one genomic window:
- a CDS encoding amino acid permease: MSGHHTGSPSENGELQRSLSNRHLQLIAIGGAIGTGLFMGSGKTISLAGPSILVIYMIIGFMVFLVMRALGELLLSNLQYKSFIDFSTDLIGPWAGYFVGWTYWLCWITIGIADLSAIIYYLQFFNNGLPFTPGEGVFISIASIVFIMGLNLATVKLFGEMEFWFALIKIIAIVVLIAVGLWMIFTGFTNDAGTVASFAHIWDHGGLFPTGAMGFLAGFQIAIFAFVGVELVGTTAAETKDPERNLPKAVNSIPIRIIIFYVLALVIVMSVTPWDQINPSVSPFVNLFSQAGIAAAAIIMNLVVLSSVMSSMNSGVFSTSRMLFGLSREEQAPKAFGRLNPRAVPANALYFSAVCLLLGAALQYFVPNTVEAFTLATTLSTILFICVWLMIIWSYMIYYRTRPELHAKSVFKLPGGLVTCWVVIIFFIGMIGVLALEDDTRRALMVSPIWFILLILGYLGFYKQKHK, translated from the coding sequence ATGTCAGGTCATCATACTGGTTCGCCGTCCGAAAACGGCGAGCTGCAGCGTAGTTTATCCAATCGACACCTGCAGCTGATTGCGATTGGAGGTGCTATTGGTACCGGCCTATTTATGGGCTCAGGTAAAACCATTAGTCTGGCAGGGCCTTCGATTCTGGTGATCTATATGATCATCGGTTTCATGGTATTTCTCGTGATGCGTGCATTGGGCGAGTTATTACTGTCAAATTTACAATATAAGTCATTTATCGACTTCTCTACGGATCTGATCGGACCATGGGCGGGCTATTTTGTCGGCTGGACCTACTGGTTATGCTGGATTACGATCGGAATCGCCGACCTGTCTGCGATTATTTATTATTTACAGTTTTTTAATAATGGTCTCCCATTTACCCCAGGCGAAGGGGTATTCATCAGTATCGCCTCTATTGTCTTTATCATGGGGCTGAATCTGGCCACCGTGAAGCTCTTTGGTGAAATGGAATTCTGGTTCGCCCTGATCAAAATTATTGCGATTGTAGTACTGATTGCGGTTGGCCTGTGGATGATTTTCACCGGCTTTACCAATGATGCCGGTACGGTCGCATCCTTTGCGCACATCTGGGATCATGGTGGTTTGTTCCCGACGGGTGCTATGGGTTTCTTGGCTGGTTTCCAGATTGCGATTTTTGCCTTTGTGGGTGTTGAGCTTGTAGGTACCACGGCTGCGGAAACCAAAGACCCGGAGCGTAACCTGCCAAAAGCGGTGAACTCGATTCCGATCCGTATCATTATTTTCTATGTGCTTGCTCTGGTTATTGTGATGTCAGTGACGCCGTGGGATCAGATTAATCCAAGCGTTTCTCCGTTTGTGAACCTGTTTAGCCAAGCGGGTATTGCAGCCGCTGCGATCATCATGAATCTGGTGGTGCTGTCATCGGTAATGTCTTCGATGAACAGCGGTGTGTTCTCGACCAGTCGTATGCTGTTCGGTCTGTCGCGTGAAGAACAGGCACCGAAAGCTTTCGGTCGTTTGAACCCGCGTGCAGTGCCTGCCAATGCACTGTATTTCTCTGCAGTCTGCTTATTATTAGGCGCGGCATTACAGTATTTTGTACCGAATACGGTTGAGGCGTTTACATTGGCGACGACATTATCAACCATCCTGTTTATCTGTGTATGGCTGATGATCATCTGGAGTTATATGATCTATTACCGTACCCGTCCAGAGCTGCATGCGAAATCTGTATTCAAGCTGCCTGGTGGTTTGGTGACATGCTGGGTCGTGATCATTTTCTTTATTGGCATGATTGGTGTGCTGGCATTAGAAGATGATACTCGCCGTGCTTTGATGGTCAGTCCGATCTGGTTCATTCTGCTGATTCTGGGCTATTTAGGCTTCTATAAACAGAAACATAAATAA
- a CDS encoding sodium:alanine symporter family protein produces the protein MQNLQSIMETLSGWVWGPYMLVLIVGTGVFLTFRLLFWQFRMLPLAFKQVFGKHPSHEGDISQFSSLMTALSATIGTGNIAGVATACVLGGPGAVFWMWMTALFGMATKYGEGVLAVKYRVKNEKGEMSGGPMYYIERGLKWKWLALIFAFFGAVASFGIGSSVQSNTVALAVENGFGLETWITGVIITAFSALVILGGIKSIARASSFIVPIMAIGYVAGGLIIIFNNLELVGPALKMIFTYAFTGEAAVGGAIGAAIRYGVARGVFSNEAGMGSAPIAAAAAKTDHPARQGLVSMTGTFIDTIIVCSITGIVLVMGFIMAGNDFGGQTGAVLTIGVFDKLLPGVGGWVVTFGIIFFAYSTILGWSYYGEKCATYLLGEKFVLPYRIIYIATVFIGCIATLDLVWLFADTFNGLMAIPNLIGLLLLSGVIAKESKDFIARRKSGELY, from the coding sequence ATGCAAAATTTACAAAGCATCATGGAAACCCTCAGTGGTTGGGTCTGGGGTCCATATATGCTGGTACTGATTGTCGGTACTGGCGTATTCCTTACTTTCCGATTACTTTTCTGGCAATTCCGTATGTTGCCACTGGCCTTTAAACAGGTTTTTGGCAAACACCCTTCCCACGAAGGCGATATTTCCCAGTTTAGCTCACTCATGACCGCCCTTTCTGCCACCATTGGTACCGGTAATATTGCAGGCGTGGCAACTGCCTGTGTCTTGGGTGGCCCAGGTGCAGTTTTCTGGATGTGGATGACTGCCCTGTTCGGTATGGCGACCAAATATGGCGAAGGCGTTCTGGCGGTAAAATACCGGGTAAAAAATGAGAAAGGTGAAATGTCTGGCGGTCCGATGTATTACATCGAACGCGGCCTGAAATGGAAATGGCTAGCCTTAATTTTCGCATTTTTTGGTGCTGTTGCCTCTTTCGGGATCGGCAGCTCGGTACAGTCTAATACTGTAGCACTGGCCGTTGAAAATGGTTTTGGTCTGGAAACCTGGATTACAGGCGTGATCATCACAGCTTTTTCTGCACTGGTGATTCTAGGCGGGATTAAATCCATTGCCAGAGCTTCTTCCTTTATTGTACCGATCATGGCGATTGGTTATGTCGCGGGCGGTCTGATCATTATTTTTAACAATCTGGAGCTGGTTGGCCCTGCCCTGAAAATGATCTTTACCTATGCATTCACCGGTGAAGCAGCAGTTGGTGGCGCTATTGGTGCAGCGATTCGCTACGGTGTGGCACGTGGTGTATTCTCGAATGAAGCCGGTATGGGTTCAGCACCGATTGCTGCTGCAGCAGCAAAAACGGATCACCCGGCTCGTCAGGGTCTGGTATCGATGACAGGTACCTTTATTGATACCATTATTGTCTGTTCGATTACCGGTATTGTGCTGGTGATGGGCTTTATCATGGCTGGCAATGACTTTGGTGGTCAAACTGGTGCGGTACTGACCATCGGTGTATTCGACAAACTGCTACCGGGCGTTGGTGGTTGGGTCGTGACTTTCGGCATTATCTTCTTTGCCTACTCCACGATTCTAGGCTGGAGCTACTACGGCGAAAAATGTGCAACCTACCTGCTCGGTGAAAAATTCGTTCTGCCTTACCGGATTATTTACATTGCGACAGTATTCATTGGCTGTATAGCTACCCTGGATCTGGTCTGGCTATTTGCCGATACCTTCAACGGTCTGATGGCGATTCCGAACTTGATCGGCTTGTTACTGCTTTCAGGTGTGATTGCCAAAGAATCGAAAGACTTCATTGCACGACGCAAGTCTGGTGAGCTGTATTAA
- the lysA gene encoding diaminopimelate decarboxylase: MSFTRINGVLHAEQCSLQQLAEQFGTPLYVYSKATFEKHYLDMDRAFDFIDHQICFAVKSNSNLAVLNVLAKQGAGFDIVTGGELARVLKAGGEPSKIVFSGLGKSEADIKKALEVGIACFNVESYAELDRIQKVAAELGVKAPISLRVNPDVDAKTHPYISTGLKENKFGIPSDSVFETYQYAASLANLDVVGIDCHIGSQLTETQPFVDALDRIIVMINQLKELGINLKHIDIGGGLGVTYKDETPPSVQEYANALRPALEKLGLKVYMEPGRSISANAGVLLTKVDLLKPTNHRNFAIIDAAMNDLIRPALYEAWMDIQSVTPRNDVEAKEWDVVGAICETGDFLGKERELAIKENDVLAVLGAGAYGFVMSSNYNSRGRAAEVMVDADQAHLIRERETIESLWERERLLP; this comes from the coding sequence ATGAGTTTCACCCGCATTAATGGGGTATTGCATGCCGAGCAATGTTCACTGCAACAGCTGGCAGAGCAATTTGGCACACCACTCTATGTTTATTCAAAAGCGACTTTTGAAAAGCATTATCTGGACATGGACCGTGCATTTGACTTTATTGATCATCAGATCTGTTTTGCGGTGAAGTCAAACTCAAATCTTGCGGTATTGAATGTATTGGCAAAGCAAGGTGCAGGTTTTGACATCGTCACAGGCGGAGAGCTGGCACGTGTGCTGAAAGCCGGTGGTGAACCCTCTAAAATTGTATTCTCGGGTCTAGGTAAATCAGAAGCGGACATCAAGAAAGCGCTAGAAGTCGGTATTGCCTGCTTTAACGTAGAATCTTATGCCGAGCTGGATCGTATTCAGAAAGTTGCGGCGGAACTGGGCGTGAAAGCACCAATTTCTCTACGTGTGAATCCAGATGTGGATGCTAAAACCCATCCTTACATTTCAACGGGTCTGAAAGAAAATAAATTCGGCATTCCATCGGATAGCGTATTTGAAACTTATCAGTATGCAGCGTCATTAGCCAACCTTGATGTAGTCGGAATCGACTGCCATATCGGTTCGCAGCTGACTGAAACCCAACCGTTTGTGGATGCACTGGATCGTATCATTGTCATGATCAACCAGTTAAAAGAACTGGGAATCAACCTTAAACACATCGATATCGGTGGTGGTCTGGGTGTGACTTATAAAGATGAGACCCCACCATCTGTTCAAGAATATGCCAATGCGCTGCGTCCGGCTTTAGAAAAGTTGGGCCTAAAAGTGTATATGGAACCAGGCCGTAGTATTTCTGCCAATGCAGGCGTACTACTGACCAAAGTGGATCTACTTAAACCGACCAATCATCGCAATTTCGCAATTATCGATGCAGCAATGAATGACTTGATTCGCCCAGCTTTATATGAAGCTTGGATGGATATTCAGTCTGTGACACCGCGAAACGATGTCGAAGCGAAAGAATGGGATGTGGTGGGCGCAATTTGTGAAACAGGTGATTTCCTGGGTAAAGAGCGTGAGCTTGCCATCAAGGAAAATGACGTACTAGCAGTACTCGGTGCCGGTGCGTATGGTTTTGTGATGAGCTCGAATTACAATAGCCGTGGCCGTGCTGCTGAAGTGATGGTTGATGCTGATCAGGCGCATCTGATTCGCGAACGTGAAACGATTGAATCACTGTGGGAACGTGAGCGTTTATTGCCTTAA
- a CDS encoding lipoprotein encodes MRQVICYISILATGLALAGCGQSGALHLPNDPDYDKRAKYLLYKNAETEPKTSDEERDAPVQKQFAAPESSDSTTTP; translated from the coding sequence ATGCGCCAAGTCATTTGCTACATCAGTATCTTAGCAACAGGTCTTGCTCTTGCAGGTTGTGGTCAGTCAGGTGCCTTGCACTTGCCGAATGATCCGGATTACGACAAGCGTGCCAAGTATTTGTTATATAAAAATGCCGAAACTGAGCCTAAAACTTCCGATGAAGAACGGGATGCACCTGTGCAAAAACAGTTTGCTGCACCCGAATCATCAGATTCAACGACTACACCTTAA
- a CDS encoding alpha/beta hydrolase yields MNQLVFLPGASGSRNFWQPLITSLDPEHYQVLAYPGFDGVETHPDIQNLGDLQHYLSVQIEDDSILIAQSMGGVLAVGLALSQPEKVKALVLIATSGGLNLKDYGCADWRTDYREQYQHVPEWFVADQTEFSVKQLAQIQVPVLLLWGDQDPLSTVAVGEYLVEVFENARLHVINGGDHLFASSHAEQVGKLIQPFLKQLKDVEYASS; encoded by the coding sequence ATGAATCAGCTTGTATTTCTGCCCGGGGCATCAGGAAGCCGGAACTTCTGGCAACCCTTGATCACATCTCTAGATCCTGAACATTATCAAGTACTGGCTTATCCTGGCTTTGATGGCGTAGAGACACATCCGGATATCCAGAATTTAGGTGATTTACAGCACTATCTATCAGTTCAGATAGAAGATGACTCGATCTTGATAGCCCAGTCAATGGGTGGTGTTCTTGCAGTTGGCTTGGCATTGAGTCAGCCAGAAAAAGTCAAAGCACTGGTCTTGATTGCCACTTCAGGCGGTCTCAATTTGAAAGATTATGGCTGTGCAGATTGGCGTACAGATTATCGTGAACAGTATCAACATGTACCCGAGTGGTTTGTTGCAGACCAAACAGAATTTTCAGTAAAGCAGTTGGCTCAAATCCAAGTACCGGTATTATTGCTCTGGGGAGATCAGGATCCTTTAAGTACTGTTGCAGTTGGGGAGTATCTGGTAGAGGTTTTCGAGAATGCCCGATTGCATGTAATTAATGGTGGAGATCACCTGTTTGCATCTTCTCATGCTGAACAGGTGGGGAAGCTGATACAACCTTTTCTGAAACAATTAAAGGATGTTGAATATGCATCCTCATGA
- the dapF gene encoding diaminopimelate epimerase: MLLEFTKMHGLGNDFMVVDLISQRAYLDTLTIQRLANRNFGIGFDQLLIVEPPDVPSADFKYRIFNADGSEVEQCGNGVRCFARFVHERQLTTKTKIKVQTKSGIVEPELGANGWVRVNMGYPKFLPQEIPFLADELDNLYDIDLANDEKLTIDVVNMGNPHAVTVVPDVINADVARIGPQVESHARFPARVNAGFMQIIDEKHARLRVYERGVGETLACGTGACAAAVSGMRRGLLANNVEIELAGGKLQIEWKEGDVVWMTGPTATVYEGRLDLRYFQG; the protein is encoded by the coding sequence ATGTTACTTGAATTTACCAAGATGCATGGTCTGGGCAATGACTTTATGGTGGTTGACCTGATCAGCCAGCGTGCTTATCTGGATACCCTGACCATTCAACGTCTGGCGAATCGCAATTTTGGCATTGGGTTTGATCAGTTACTGATTGTAGAACCGCCTGATGTACCAAGTGCTGACTTTAAATACCGTATTTTCAATGCCGATGGTTCAGAAGTGGAGCAGTGCGGTAATGGCGTGCGCTGTTTTGCCCGTTTTGTGCATGAGCGTCAGCTGACGACAAAAACCAAAATTAAAGTACAGACTAAATCCGGCATTGTGGAACCTGAATTAGGTGCCAATGGCTGGGTGCGTGTAAATATGGGCTATCCAAAATTCTTGCCTCAGGAAATTCCATTCCTGGCAGATGAACTGGATAACCTGTATGACATCGATCTGGCGAATGATGAAAAGCTGACGATTGATGTAGTGAACATGGGTAATCCACATGCAGTAACGGTGGTACCGGATGTGATCAATGCTGATGTAGCTCGTATTGGTCCACAAGTAGAATCGCATGCGCGTTTCCCTGCACGTGTCAATGCTGGCTTTATGCAAATCATTGATGAAAAGCATGCGCGTTTACGTGTGTATGAGCGTGGTGTAGGTGAAACACTAGCATGTGGTACGGGTGCTTGTGCTGCTGCAGTCTCTGGTATGCGCCGTGGTCTACTTGCCAACAATGTCGAGATTGAACTGGCTGGCGGCAAGTTGCAGATTGAATGGAAAGAAGGTGATGTGGTCTGGATGACAGGTCCAACTGCAACCGTATATGAAGGTCGACTAGATCTGCGTTATTTCCAGGGTTAA
- a CDS encoding tyrosine recombinase XerC produces MHPHELLPIWLKEREIQNQSKHTLQAYERDVSDFLNFCQRHALALGDVESTDLRQFMAEKVEQQGLSSSSLQRLLSAIRQFMKWAEQAQHLSFNPADDFQLKRQSRPLPGMVDIETINQILDQPEPEGEVQQQMWKRDKAILELLYSSGLRLAEVQSLRIKDIDFNRQLLRIIGKGNKTRIVPFGSKAKDSVMAWLQIYPLWHGDFMPEANVFITQKGNPLGARQIENRVKLQAQRAGVNVDLHPHLLRHCFASHMLSNSRDLRAVQEMLGHSNLTTTQIYTHVDFDHLAQIYDQAHPRAQHKPENLK; encoded by the coding sequence ATGCATCCTCATGAATTATTACCCATCTGGCTTAAAGAACGTGAAATCCAGAACCAGTCCAAACATACCTTGCAGGCCTATGAACGGGATGTTTCAGACTTTCTGAATTTTTGTCAGCGACATGCTTTAGCACTCGGGGATGTTGAATCTACTGATTTGCGCCAGTTTATGGCAGAAAAAGTCGAGCAACAGGGCCTAAGTTCCAGCAGCTTGCAGCGTCTACTTTCAGCAATTCGCCAGTTTATGAAATGGGCTGAACAGGCACAGCATCTCAGTTTTAATCCCGCAGATGATTTTCAGCTGAAGAGACAATCCAGACCTTTACCGGGGATGGTTGATATTGAAACCATCAATCAGATTCTGGATCAGCCTGAACCTGAGGGTGAGGTTCAGCAGCAGATGTGGAAGCGCGATAAAGCAATTCTGGAATTGCTTTATTCCAGTGGCTTACGTCTGGCTGAGGTACAAAGCCTCAGAATTAAAGATATTGACTTTAACCGTCAACTACTTCGTATTATCGGTAAAGGAAATAAAACCCGTATCGTACCATTTGGTTCCAAAGCCAAAGACAGTGTTATGGCATGGTTACAGATTTATCCTCTATGGCATGGTGATTTTATGCCAGAAGCAAATGTCTTTATTACTCAGAAGGGTAATCCACTAGGGGCAAGACAGATTGAAAATCGGGTCAAGCTTCAGGCACAACGGGCGGGTGTCAATGTTGACCTGCATCCACATCTGCTACGTCACTGTTTTGCCAGTCATATGTTATCCAATAGCCGAGACTTACGTGCAGTCCAAGAAATGCTGGGACATAGTAATCTGACCACAACCCAGATTTATACCCATGTGGATTTTGATCATCTGGCGCAGATTTATGATCAGGCGCATCCACGGGCACAGCATAAACCTGAAAATCTTAAATAA
- a CDS encoding PepSY-associated TM helix domain-containing protein gives MRPDAKHEGPRQSMSWLHTWASLILGWLLYAIFLTGTLSFFQNEITIWMKPELHQSVPQATQIEQTRVALDYLQKNHPDAGSWAIQLPHTRQNYTTINIRGADEDPRARRGGTRITLDSATGDVLEARETRGGGFLYRFHFDLYGMPRMWARWIVGIATLLMLVAIISGIITHKKIFKDFFTFRPGKGQRSWLDAHNATAVFALPFHIMITFSGLLLLLFTIMPWGVNQIYENRGAFLQDQRKILVQDNSTATESREGRGEGDGERAGRGESRTEGEQHRPRSDGEARGKRGAGRRSRDEDRPAHPAPLTNLTPVLAAAEKEWNNNPIGTITIIRPNTSQAEIELRALNGVSVAYRSVYPSLEFNGVTGALKPDQTELKTPSVANGIYNVVTSLHEARGVDLALRWLLFLSGIVGTLMIATGLILWCVKRAPQQQKQGYKSFGYRTVEVTNIAAIIGLPIACAAYFYANRFIPVELEMRANWEIRTFFIVWALTFCYAMIRTHRQAWLELLVLATTLFSLLPVINFLTGGQPIWNTIANGQWVIASFDLAMWLLAVVFWLAWKKVKNHKVLPVKKGRASNVETES, from the coding sequence ATGAGACCAGACGCCAAACATGAAGGTCCACGCCAGTCGATGTCATGGCTGCATACTTGGGCCAGTTTAATCTTGGGCTGGTTGCTTTATGCAATTTTCCTGACAGGAACATTAAGTTTTTTCCAGAATGAAATTACCATCTGGATGAAACCAGAGTTACATCAGTCTGTTCCACAAGCCACACAGATTGAACAAACTCGGGTAGCTCTAGACTATTTACAAAAAAATCATCCTGATGCGGGCAGCTGGGCCATTCAGCTGCCACATACTCGTCAGAACTACACCACGATCAATATCCGTGGCGCGGATGAAGATCCTCGTGCACGCCGCGGCGGAACACGAATTACTTTGGACAGTGCAACCGGTGACGTACTAGAAGCACGCGAAACCCGTGGTGGTGGTTTCCTGTACCGTTTTCATTTTGATTTATATGGTATGCCACGTATGTGGGCGCGCTGGATTGTCGGCATAGCCACCCTACTGATGCTCGTTGCAATCATCAGCGGAATTATTACTCATAAGAAAATCTTTAAGGATTTCTTTACTTTCCGTCCGGGTAAAGGGCAACGTTCATGGTTAGATGCACACAATGCAACCGCAGTATTTGCATTACCCTTCCATATTATGATTACTTTCAGTGGCTTATTGCTGCTGTTATTTACCATCATGCCTTGGGGGGTGAACCAGATTTATGAAAATCGTGGTGCCTTCCTGCAAGATCAGCGTAAAATTTTAGTTCAGGATAATAGTACAGCAACTGAATCTCGTGAAGGGCGTGGTGAAGGTGATGGCGAAAGGGCTGGACGTGGTGAAAGCCGTACTGAAGGTGAACAACATCGTCCTCGAAGCGATGGTGAAGCACGTGGGAAACGCGGTGCAGGTCGTCGATCCCGTGATGAAGATCGCCCTGCCCATCCAGCGCCTTTAACTAATCTAACACCGGTTCTGGCAGCTGCGGAAAAAGAATGGAATAACAATCCGATTGGTACCATCACCATTATTCGGCCAAATACCAGCCAAGCTGAAATTGAATTACGTGCTCTGAATGGTGTTAGTGTTGCCTATCGTAGCGTGTACCCAAGTCTGGAATTCAACGGCGTAACTGGTGCGCTCAAACCGGATCAAACCGAACTAAAAACACCTTCAGTCGCGAATGGCATCTATAACGTGGTGACTTCACTGCATGAAGCACGCGGTGTGGATCTCGCCCTGCGCTGGTTACTGTTTCTTTCTGGTATTGTCGGCACACTAATGATCGCTACTGGTCTGATTCTATGGTGTGTGAAACGTGCACCGCAACAGCAGAAACAGGGCTATAAATCCTTTGGTTATCGTACGGTGGAAGTGACCAATATCGCAGCAATTATCGGTCTGCCTATTGCCTGTGCCGCTTACTTCTATGCCAATCGTTTTATTCCGGTGGAACTGGAAATGCGTGCCAACTGGGAAATCCGTACCTTTTTTATAGTATGGGCCCTGACTTTCTGCTATGCCATGATCCGGACTCATCGTCAGGCTTGGTTAGAGTTACTAGTATTGGCAACTACTTTATTTTCTCTGTTGCCAGTGATTAATTTCCTGACCGGTGGTCAGCCAATCTGGAATACCATTGCCAATGGTCAATGGGTCATTGCGAGCTTTGATCTGGCCATGTGGCTACTAGCTGTTGTGTTCTGGCTTGCCTGGAAAAAAGTGAAAAACCATAAAGTTTTACCCGTTAAAAAAGGCAGAGCTTCCAATGTGGAGACTGAGTCATGA
- the radA gene encoding DNA repair protein RadA produces the protein MAKAKSVYRCEQCGADHPKWSGQCAECGEWNSLLEVNIAPAVTHRAQPKIGGYAGQAAAITTLNKVSVSHESRMPTGIGEFDRVLGGGLVTGSVVLIGGDPGIGKSTILLQTATHMAAGNSSALYVTGEESLSQVALRAQRLDLPTEHLKVMAETCVERICEVLAQERPAVAILDSIQTLYTETLQSAPGGVSQIRESAALLTRFAKNSGTALFIVGHVTKEGALAGPRVLEHMVDCVLYFEGQSDSRYRMIRAVKNRFGAVNELGVFGMTDKGLREVSNPSAIFLSRYDEAIPGSIVMISREGTRPLLVEVQALVDDAHGQPRRVALGLEQNRLNMLLAVMHRHGGVQTSGQDVYVNIVGGLKITETGSDLAVLLACASSIRGKALPQQLAVFGEVGLSGEIRPVPNGQERLKEAIKHGFKYIILPRANAPQKEIPGVRFIAVARLHEALSEAMTLSDEL, from the coding sequence ATGGCTAAAGCAAAAAGTGTCTATCGTTGTGAGCAATGTGGTGCAGACCATCCTAAATGGTCTGGTCAGTGCGCTGAATGTGGTGAGTGGAACAGCTTGCTGGAAGTCAACATTGCTCCTGCGGTAACTCATCGTGCCCAGCCTAAAATTGGCGGTTATGCTGGTCAGGCCGCTGCGATTACCACGCTGAATAAAGTTTCTGTTTCACATGAAAGTCGCATGCCGACAGGAATTGGAGAATTCGACCGGGTTCTGGGCGGTGGTCTGGTGACAGGTTCCGTAGTTCTGATTGGTGGTGATCCGGGGATTGGTAAATCCACTATCCTGCTACAAACTGCCACACATATGGCAGCGGGTAATAGTTCAGCACTTTATGTGACAGGTGAAGAATCCTTATCTCAGGTAGCATTGCGTGCCCAGCGTCTGGACTTGCCAACTGAACATCTCAAAGTCATGGCAGAAACCTGTGTCGAACGCATTTGTGAAGTACTTGCTCAGGAACGTCCTGCGGTTGCAATCCTCGACTCGATTCAAACGCTTTATACTGAAACCTTGCAGTCTGCACCGGGTGGCGTATCTCAGATTCGTGAGTCCGCAGCCCTGCTGACCCGCTTTGCCAAAAACAGCGGAACTGCCCTATTTATTGTTGGTCACGTGACCAAAGAAGGTGCACTGGCAGGTCCACGCGTACTGGAACATATGGTGGACTGCGTTCTCTATTTTGAAGGTCAGTCTGATTCACGTTACCGCATGATCCGCGCAGTAAAAAACCGTTTTGGTGCAGTGAATGAACTTGGTGTATTCGGCATGACCGACAAAGGTTTGCGTGAAGTATCCAACCCATCTGCGATTTTTCTGAGTCGTTATGATGAAGCCATTCCCGGTTCAATTGTGATGATCAGCCGTGAAGGTACCCGACCACTGCTGGTTGAAGTTCAGGCATTGGTCGATGATGCACATGGTCAACCGCGTCGTGTGGCCTTAGGTCTGGAACAAAACCGCCTGAATATGCTGTTAGCGGTAATGCATCGTCATGGCGGCGTGCAAACCTCTGGTCAGGATGTCTATGTCAATATTGTGGGTGGTTTAAAAATTACCGAGACGGGTTCTGACTTGGCCGTTCTCCTCGCTTGTGCATCGAGTATTCGTGGTAAAGCCCTGCCGCAGCAACTGGCTGTGTTTGGGGAAGTGGGCTTGTCTGGGGAAATCCGTCCGGTACCCAATGGTCAGGAACGTCTGAAAGAAGCCATCAAGCATGGTTTTAAATACATTATCCTGCCACGTGCCAATGCCCCGCAAAAAGAAATACCCGGTGTACGCTTTATTGCGGTTGCCCGTCTGCATGAAGCCCTTAGCGAAGCCATGACATTGAGTGATGAACTGTAA
- a CDS encoding TIM44-like domain-containing protein encodes MEVRQRGLIAGFLTAALLVVPLAAEAKRAGGGKSHGMQRSAAPTQSYQQPRQTAPAQQAPTAGAATQQKSGPGVGGMVAAGVAGAAIGAVAANALADDNNAASQAQVEAVQEEEQGGIPGWIWILLAAAGAFFIFRKMGAKKKVASSNPFAPNSGAGQSAPFGQTPAASRGGDNTNIFGQNVGGNAPANNAPFGSAPASAPFGSASTNSGNQLPDGTEPAAFLRVARQRFNHIQSMNTASNISEIQRYLTPDLYQSMYNDIMANQDQDVAEFSNLNAMVAESSTENGQYIVSVRFTGTVSEDLNSLPQPFAEIWHFVKPAGSQQDWLVAGIQQES; translated from the coding sequence ATGGAAGTTCGACAGCGTGGTTTGATCGCAGGTTTCTTAACTGCTGCACTATTGGTTGTGCCTTTAGCGGCTGAAGCAAAACGTGCCGGTGGTGGTAAAAGCCATGGTATGCAACGTTCTGCTGCACCGACTCAGTCTTATCAACAGCCTCGTCAAACAGCGCCTGCTCAACAAGCGCCGACAGCGGGTGCTGCAACTCAGCAAAAATCTGGCCCTGGTGTGGGTGGTATGGTTGCTGCGGGTGTAGCGGGTGCTGCGATTGGTGCGGTTGCTGCAAATGCTTTGGCAGATGACAACAATGCGGCATCTCAAGCACAAGTTGAAGCTGTTCAAGAAGAAGAACAAGGCGGCATCCCAGGCTGGATCTGGATCTTACTTGCTGCAGCTGGCGCCTTCTTCATTTTCCGTAAGATGGGCGCAAAAAAAAAAGTAGCTTCTAGCAATCCATTCGCGCCAAACAGTGGTGCTGGTCAATCAGCACCATTTGGTCAAACCCCTGCTGCATCTCGCGGTGGTGATAACACCAATATCTTTGGTCAGAATGTAGGTGGTAATGCACCGGCCAACAATGCACCATTTGGTTCAGCACCAGCGAGCGCACCGTTTGGTTCAGCATCTACCAACAGTGGTAACCAGCTTCCTGATGGGACTGAACCTGCTGCATTCTTGCGTGTTGCGCGTCAGCGTTTCAATCACATTCAGTCAATGAATACGGCAAGTAATATTTCCGAAATTCAACGTTACCTGACGCCTGACCTGTATCAGTCTATGTATAACGACATTATGGCGAATCAGGATCAAGACGTTGCTGAGTTCTCTAACCTGAATGCAATGGTGGCTGAGTCATCTACAGAAAATGGTCAATACATTGTGAGCGTACGCTTTACCGGTACTGTGAGTGAAGACCTGAACAGTCTGCCACAGCCATTTGCTGAAATTTGGCACTTTGTAAAACCGGCTGGTTCTCAACAAGATTGGTTGGTTGCTGGTATTCAGCAAGAAAGCTAA